The sequence GTCAGCCAGATCTCCGCGGCCTGTTTGAACTCGAAGGGCAGCACCCCGTACGCTCCGAGCGAGATGCTGTAGACGACCGAGAGGGTCCCGATCAGCAGCGTCCACTGGTTCAGCTTCGAGGAGATCAGGGCGTTGAACGCGGCGGTCGACCGCGCTTTGTTCACCAGGTAGGCGGTCACGATGAGTTCGGGGCTCTCGGATGCCAGGGGCGCGATCCACTGGATCATGAAGAACTCGGGGATGCCGTACTGCAACCCGATGTCCTCGAGGCCGTGGGCGAACGGCTCCACCGCGGTGAATATCAGCAGGCCCGAGTACACGAACAGCGCAAGGACGACCGGGATCCGCACGCGCTGCCGCTTCGCCTGGAAGTACGCCGGGACGCCGACGTTCGCCTCGGGTTCCTCGACGTCGCCGCGGACGATGATCGCGATGTAGGTGACGTAGAGGCCCACAAGCACGACCGTGTCGATGATGTCGATCCCGCCGTTCAGCGGGACGAGGAAGGCGAAGACGGTCGCGGCGAACAGAAAGAGGATCTCAGTCGAGATGCTCGGGTCGAGTTTTACCTGATCCCGGAGCCGCCCGTCGCGGGTGACCACGCTGTCGTCGTCGCGGCCGCCCGAGGTTGCCTTGTACACCGAAAACAGCGCGATGCCGGACCACCCGAGGCCGATGAGGATGCGGTTCGCCCCGGTCATGTTCGCGATCGCGAGGTTCCCCCGGGCGGGGTCCGTCGCCGCCTGCCACGCGTAGAGGGCGTCGACGGCGTACTCCGGCGCGACGGCCAGCACCGCGAGCACCGCGATCGCGAACGCCCGCGGCACGTCCTTCTCGGCGGTCTCGGCGCCCCACGCCAGCAGGAACGACGCCCCGAGGACCGCGAGCCCGCTCACCCCGACGACCGTGATCGTCCCGAAGCCCTCGGCGGCGCCCGTGGCCCACGACACCACCCACGGGGCCGTGAGGGCGACAGTGACGACGAGCGCCACCAGAGGGTGGCGAAGCCGGCGGTTCATCGGCTACGGGTCGGGGACTGCGGAGGGTAGTTCTTGTGGTTCGATGCGGAACGGTCCCGGCCGATTCGGGGCCACCCCGCGAGGGAGTTTTATTCCGCCGCGGCGGCACGGACGGGTATGCAGGTCTTCGGCCTCCTCGGCAACCCCGTCGAACACTCGCTGTCGCCGCCGATGCACGAGGCGGCGTACGACGCCCTCGGGATGGACGCCCGGTACGTCACCTTCGAGCCCGACCGCGACGCCGCCGCCGGCGCGGTTGCGGCGGCGGAGACGCTCGGGATCGCGGGGCTGAACGTCACGATCCCGTTCAAACAGGACGTCCTCGACGCGGTCGAGCCCGACGGGATGGCGCGCCGCGTCGGCGCGGTGAACACGGTCGACTTCTCGGCGTCGCCGCCGCGCGGCTACAACACCGACGTCGCGGGCGTGCGGCGGGCGTTCACCCACCACGACGTCGCCATCGAGGGCCGCGACGCCGTCGTCGTCGGCGCCGGCGGCGCGGGCCGGGCGGTCGCGTTCGCGCTGGCAGACGCCGGTGCCGCGGTCCACATCGCAAACCGGACCGAAGAGCGTGCGGAGTCGCTTGCGGCCGACGTCCCCGGCGCGACCGCCGGCGGGCTCGACACCCTCGATCGCGTCGCCGACGCCGGGATCCTGGTCAACGCGACGAGCGTCGGGATGGAACCCGACGACGAGGAGACGCCGGTGCCGGCGGCGCACCTCCACGCGGAGCTGGCGGTTCTCGATGCGGTGTACACGCCGGTCGAGACGCGGCTGCTCCGGGAGGCATCGGCGGCCGGTGCGACCACGGTCGACGGGGCGTGGATGCTGCTGTTCCAGGGCGTGGCGGCCTTCGAGCGGTGGACCGGCCGCGACGCGCCGGTGGCGGCGATGAACGAGGCGCTACGGGCGGAATTGGCGTAGGTCGGCCGCGGTGCCGCGGGGACGGCAGGGCGGCCGGGACTCAGCAGTGCGTCGTCGCGGGCCCGGTGGCCGGCCTCGTAATCTCGACCTCGATGAGCGTCGACGACTGGCCGTCGCCCGGCCGGCGGACCATCCGGTAGATCTCCCCCTCGCAGGCCGGGTTGAGCGCTCCGTCGCTGCCGAACCCGTCGATGTGGGCGTAGTCGCCGGCCACGAGCGGGCCGCTCGTCGTCCAGACGACGTCCCACCGGACGCTGTTCCCGTCGCTGTCGACGATGTAGAAGTCCTCGCCGGGCTCGATCCGCCCGCCGGTGAGCGTGATGTTCACGTACGGGCGGTTGGCGGTGTTGCCCTCGCCGTCGGCGACGTACGCCGTCTGGTGGCTGTACTGCGGCGCGGGGTCGTTCGGCATCTCGATCCCGAGCAGCACCCCGCCGAAGACCGCAACGAGGGCGACGACGATCGCCAAAAGCAACGCCGTGCCGACCACCGGCGAGATGCCGCGGCGCGAGCAGCCGAGCCGACGGGCCATACCGGCTGCTCGTGCCGGAATCCATTAAACCTTTATCCGGTAGTATCGGGACTGATATCCGGGCCCGGACGGGTCGGCGGGGCGCGCCGGGCGGTCAGCCGTCGTCCGGTTCCGCAAGCAGGTCCGCCTCGTATGCGGCGACCGCCTCCACGACCGTCTCGGCGTCCTCCTCGGGCACGTCGAACGCGTCGAGGCTCTCCTCTAAGAGTTCGACCGCCCGCTGGATGTGCTCGGGGGTAAAGGGGACGTGGAGGTGGGCCTCGCGGACGGGCGCGGCGTCGTACGTCTCCGGCCCGCCCGCCGCTTCACACAGGAACTCCGTCTGCGTCCGCCGGAGCAGTTCCATGTCCGATCCCTCGAAGAACGGCCCGATCATCTCGTCGTCGACGAGCCGGTCGTAGAAGTCGTCGACGACCGCCCGGATCCCGTCGTGGCCGCCGAGCCGGTCGTACAACGTCTGTTCAGGCATTGGCGTGTGTTTCGGGCTTTTCCAACTAAACGGTTCTGACGCGCGTCAAGATGTGGGAGTGGACTGTCGGTTCGGTGAACAGGGGAGTCGTCAGTCGTCGGCGTCGCCCTCGACGGGCGTCCGCGAGGCCCGCCGGCTGGCGCGCTCGACGAACTCGTCGGGGAGTTCGTCGATCTCGCCCGCCTGGACGCCCCACAGGTGCGCATAGAGGTCGTCGTTTGCGAGGAGCTCCTCGTGGGTGCCGTGCTCGGCGATCCGGCCGTCCTCCAGGACGACGATCCCGTCGGCGTCCTTGATCGTCGACAGCCGATGGGCGATCGAGAAGGTGGTCCGCTCGGCCGTGAGACGGTCGAGCGACCGCTGGATCAACATTTCAGTTTCGGTGTCGACGTCGGAGGTCGCCTCGTCGAGGACCAGGATCTCGGGGTCCCGCAGGACCGCCCGGGCGATCGAGAGCCGCTGGCGCTGGCCGCCGGAGAGCTTCACGCCGCGCTCGCCGATCTCGGTGTCGTACCCGTCCGGGAGGTTCTGAACGAACTGGTGGGCCTCCGCGGCCTTCGCGGCCTCGACGACCTCCGCGTGGGTCGCGCCGAAGGTGCCGTACCGGATGTTCTCGGCGACCGTGCCGTAGAACATAAACGTCTCCTGGCTGACGTACCCGATCGACCGTCGGAGGCTGGGGATGGTGACCGACCGGATGTCGGTGCCGTCGATCTCGATCGACCCCTCGTCGACGTCGTACATCCGGAGAAGAAGCTTGAGGACGGTCGATTTACCCGCACCCGTGGGGCCGACGAGGGCGAGGGTCTCGCCGCCCTCGACCGCGAAGGAGACGTCCTCGATGATCGTCTCGCCGTCGTCGTACCCGAAGGAGACGCCGTCGTAGACGACCCGGCCCGCGTCGACGTCGAGGTCCTCGGCCTCGGGGTCCTCGGTGATCCGTGCGGGTTCGTCCATCAGTCCGAAGATGCGGGAAGCGGAGGCGTAGGCCCGCTGGTACATATTGATGATCTGGCCGAACTGCGCCATCGGCCAGATGAACCGCTGGGTAAAGAGGATGAACCCGACGAACTCGCCGGGCGAGAGGCCCCCCGAAAAGAACAGCGGCGCCGACCCGGTGGCCTGGTAGGTCAGCACCCACACGCCGCCGAGGACGAACGTGAGCACGAACCCGATCCCCGACAGCAGCCGGAGCCCGGGGAAGAACTTGATCCGGGTGCCGATCGCGTCCCAGTTGGCGTCGAAGTACTCCTCGGAGACGTCGTCGACGCGGTCGGACTCGTAGGGTTCGGTGTTCGAGGACTTGATGACCTGGATCCCGCCGAGGTTGTTCTCCAGCCGGGAGTTGAGCTTGCCGACCGACGACCGCACGTCGGCGTACTTCGGCTGGATCGTCCGCACGAACCGGTAGGTGAAAAATCCGATCAGCGGGACCACGGTGAGGGTGACGACCGCGAGCTGCCAGTTCCAGTACAGCAGGATACCGGCGATTCCGAGGACCATCACGCCCAGCCGGAACGCGGAGTTCATCCCGTCGTTGAGGAAGCGCTCTAATCTGTTCACGTCGTTCGAGAGGGTCGACATCATCTCGCCGGTCTGCTTGTCGGCGAAGAAGTCCATGTTCAGCCGCTGCATCTTGTCGTAGGTGTCGGTCCGGATGGCGTGCTGGATGTTCTGGGCGAAGGAGTTCCAGCCCCAATTTCTGGTCCAGTGGAAGGCCGCGCCGCCGAAAAACGAGAGCGCGATCAACGCGGTCGCGACGTACAGCTGTTCGACCTGCGTCGTCGGTAGCCACGCGTCGGGGACGAGCCACAGCGAGAAGGGCCGCTCGTCGAAGAAGATCGAGTCGACCGCGACCGCAAGCAGGACGGGGGGAAGCAGATCGAGGAGGCGGGCGACGACGCTGGAGGCGAGGCCGACGACGAACGCGACGGCGTTCTCCCGGCCGTACTCGTCGAAGAGCCGGCGCATCGGGTTCTCCGCCCGCTCGCGTTGCTCCTCGAACGGGTCGTCCTCGTCGGCGTGGGTGACCATCACCGTATCCTAGTGCTGTCGCTACTAAAGGGTTCCACAGCCGGAGGGTTTCGGGCGTCGTTCACAACGACTGCCGTTCGGCCCCGGGGTCGATCCCGGCCGTCTCGAGGTCGTTGCGGATGCGCTCCCGAAGCGGGTCGGGGACCGTCTCGCGGCCAACGGGGACGGCGGTTTCGCCGTCGCCTTTCACCTTCCAGTAGAGCACGCACTCGGAGGGGCCGTAGAACTCGATGCTGTAGCGGTCGTCGGCGCCGCGGTAGTGGACGCGCGCGGCGTACCCCTCGGCGTGCCAGCCGTCGAGCGCGCCGAGGTCGGCGGTCGGGCCGTCCATACGATCGGATTGGCCGGTCGGACTGTCGGTGTTTCGGTCCCGCGTGGCTCGCCCGCCTCAGGACTCGGCCGTCGGTCCCCACGGCGCCGGGATCCGGAGGCGGTCGCCGACCTCGATCCCGCGGTCGTCGGTGTAGCGGTAGGGGACTTCGAGGACGTACTTCCCGCGGCCGGGGTAGCGGGTGAGGTCGGCGCCGCTCGTGCCTTCCGGGGGGAGTTCGGCGTGGTGGATCCGGGTGACGGTTCCGTCGGCGGCGACAAAGACGATGTCGAGCGGGAACGCCATCTCCCGCATCACGTAGGCGTACTCGCCCTCCCGGTCGTGGACGAACAGCATCCCCTCGTTTTCGCCGAGCGACTCGGTGTCGCTGAGGCCGGTGTAGCGCTTCGACTGGGTGTCGGCGACCCGGACCCGGACGGTCGCGAGCGTTTCGCCGCTCTCCCCGTCGACGGCGGTGACGGTCGTCCGGTCGTACTCCCCGGTCGGAACGAGCCCGGGGTTCGTGGCGACCACGACGGCACCGGCCACGAGCACGGCGACAACGACGAACGCGGCTGTAGCGAGTCGCCTCCGGTCGATCATAGCGGCGAGTTCGGGCGTGGCCGACGAAAGGATTCCCCCCGATTGAAAACCGTTATACCCGTGTGCGGACTGACTGGAGGTGCGGGCTCGTGGTCTAGTGGTGATGACGCTTCCCTTACAAGGAAGAGGCCGGCGGTTCGAACCCGCCCGAGCCCACTCGAACCGACGAGCGAAGCGAGTCGTGTTCGATGTCCCGAGCAGCGGTTCGAACCCTGGAAGTCGCAGCCCGGCAGCGCAACGGAGTGAGCAGCCCGGACCGTCTTCCTCAGGTTCGACCCCGCCCGAGCCATACCCCACACCAACCGAACTGTTCTAACGGTCGAACGTCGACGTCACCGACTGGACCGACATCGTCGATGCGGGGCTCACTCGCGGCCCATCGCGAACGTGTCCTGAAGCGTGAACCCGAGGGAAGTCGTCGACCGATTCCCGATGGCGTACGGCTGGAGCGAAAACGGCGCGCTCTCGCCGGTGACGAGCGCCCGCGCGGCGGCGGCGGCCACCGGCGATTTCGTGATGCCGAGTCCGTTGAATCCGGCGGCAACGACGAGTCCATCGGGTGTCGTCGGTGCGTCTACGATAGGGGCTGGATCGGGATTTGCCGATCCCACGCCCTCCCACGTCTCCACGAAGCTGACCGCCTCCGGATCGTCGACGCCGTGCAGGAACGTCGGCACGAGGTCCGCGACGTGGTCGGTGAACCGGTCGCTGGCGTCGTTGGTGTCGGCGGTCTCCTGGAAGGTCTGTCCGGGGCCGCCGTCGCACGCCATCTCGGCCACCCCGCGGGTCCGCGATTCCGCGTCGTCGATGAAGAACTCGCCGCCGCCGAGGCGGAGGTTCCCGTCGTGTTGCGGGCGGAAGTACACCTCGTCCGCGGGCAGGCGGCCGAGCGGGAACCCGTCGCCGAGGTCGGTCGGCGGCTCGATAGTGAGGCTCTGCAGCAGGAACGGACGGACGGGCAGGTCGACGTGCTCCGAAACGAGGTCCCGCGTCCGCCAGCCGGCCGCCACCACGACGTTCGGCGCGTCGAACGCCCCCGCGTCGGTCCGGACTCCGACGACCGAGTCGCCGTCGATCCGGACGCCCGTCACCTCCACCCCGCTCTCGATCGCCGCGCCGTTGCGCTCGGCGTCCGCCGCAAGTGCCCGGGCGTACACGTGGGGATCGTCAACGAACCCGGCGTCGGCGATCTCGATAGCGCCCGCGAACCCCGAGAGGTCGAACGCCCGGTGGTCCGCTTCCAGCTCCGCCGCGTCGACGAAGGACACGGGAAAGCCCTTCTGCGCCATCTCCGCCGCCTGGCTGCGCGCCCCATCGGCGGCCAGCGGCCGAACGAGTTCGACGCGGCGACGTTCGGTGAACTCGAACTCGCCCGTCCCGCTGAACGACCGGAAGAACTGGTTCGCGTGAGCGGCGGCCTCGGGTTCCCGATGCATAAACAGCGTCGGCGCAACGAGCCCGGCGGCTAAGCTCGATGCCTCGCCGCCGGGAACCTCCTTGTCGAGCACGAGCACATCGTGGTCGGGCGCGAGTTCGGCGGCGATCGCCGAGCCGATGACTCCGGCACCGACAACGACGACGTCCGCGTCGGCGTCTGACATATGCCACCGTGTGAACGTGGGTCACATAACGCTCCCGTTTTGTTCCGTATCGGATAGCTTGCAAGTACATACCTCCCGGAAGTATCGTGGGACGAACGCGTCGAGGCGCGGCAGGTGACTCATCCGTATCTCGACCGACATCCGAGTCCGGCCCACGCCGGGGCGGCCTGCCCGTCCGGGGTGATTCGCGGGCGGGCGGCATCCGCTTCGACGTCCCCCGTCGTCGGTTTCCGTTCGATGCGGCGGCGAAACGGGGTCGTTTGACTGCGTTGAGGGCCGCATCACAGACGGTTGTGTCAGGCAGTCTTCCGGGAGGAAGGCCGGTCGACGGGGGGCCCGCAACCCGACTACTCGGCTATCGAAACGCTTTTTGATACACTCAACTTCGGCTGGAATGCGCGCCGCCTTAGCTCAGACTGGGAGAGCACTCGACTGAAGATCGAGCTGTCCCCGGTTCAAATCCGGGAGGCGGCATACACCCACTTTTTACTTCGTCGGGTTCGCCTCTGGCGAACCACTCCTCGTAAAAACTTGGGGAAAAACCTCCGGACGCTCCCTTCGGTCGCGTCCGGTGAAACCGCGACTCGCTCCGCTCGTCGCGGTAGGGCTCGACTAAATAGCGAGCTATTCCCTGTTCGAATCTTGGCGACGCGAGGAGAGCGATTCCCGGAATTCGAGTGCCGGGGGGCCTCGGATATCATCGCAACAGAGTGCTGAACCTGATTCGGAGATCCCACCCTTCGAGGAGTTGAGTGAGGATTTTGATCCGTGGTCGGCTTCTGATTCCTGATCGAGTCTATGGCGGCTGAGCGCGAGTGAATGCGAAGTAGTTTCTGATCAAATGTTTCCCGCTCAACAGATAGTGGGATTGCTGAGACTCGCGTAGAGAGCCGTAAAATTGAATCAATCATCAAAGGCTGTGAATGGCTGTTACAACTGAATCTACTCAGACAGAAAGCATCACCGACATATATTTTTGAGTAGTCCAATGTGTCGTTAAGATTGTTAACCACCATCCAAATTCTCAATCCTCGCCTGAGTTGATGGATATGGAGATTGCCGAGGCATCTTCTCTATGGGCTGGTGGTGGTTGATGGATGGTTGGCGGGAAACACTTTAGTGATGTCACACACAATATAGACTGTCGGGAATCAACACAACCGTAGGCGGCACCGGCGTCCAACTGGCCCGCCTACGGGGCCCCCGACGGAGAGAGCCAATGAGTACGTTAGATGCTCAAGCCAATAAAAGTGAGGATGATGAGGCATACAAGCATATGATCCCCTGCGGAAAGTACGAAATGCGCGAGGGGAGCGCCGAGACCCACGGAGGCGACGAAGTTAATGGAACTATTGTTGTTCCCCAGTCGAAAGTCAAAGCAGCTGGCGCTGGTCCAAAAGAGAACGTCCGCGTCAGAGTCGAAGCGAATGGGGAAACCGCTACAATGGAGAGAAAGATCCACAATAGCGGGAATACCCTAACCATTCCATACAAAAAGCGAAGAGAACTAGATCTCGAGGCAGGCGATGAGATTGAGTTCTGGATAGAAGCGACTAACGAAAATCCCACGGCTACTGGTGTGGAGATGCAGGAGACCCTCACAGGTCAAGAGGAGTCATCCCTAGATGGGGAATCTGAAGAGACTTACGTGGTGATTGGCAGCTCATTTACCTACCATCTACTCGAAACGGATGACGCGGATGAGACTCTCTGTGGGCTATCGTTAGAAGATGAAGACACTCGAACCGGTAACGACCCCGGTGATTTCCTTGATGGGTGCCCTGAATGTAAGGCCCGCTCAGCAAAACCAATGAGTTCCGAAGAGATGGTGAGATTACTGAGCGACAAAGTGAGTGGATTCACCGAATCAGAGGGCAAACCAACAGAATTCAGCCCACGTCAATTAGCGGCTATCAAAGACAGAATAGTTGAGATGGAGGAAACCGAAGCCAAACTTCGAGAATTTAGAGCCCGTGTCGCTCGATTAGAGCAACGAATACAGGAATTGGAAGGTTCTGGATAAGAGCAGGAGCAGCAGTCTAAATCCCGTTGATGTAGTCGCGTCTTTGCTCTACTTTCACCTCCTCATCGCGCTTGTCATAGTGCTTATCCAGAACATCCTGCCTCACGTTCATCCGATCAGAAACGACCTTCTCCGGCACGTCCTCAGTCAAGAAGTGAGTGATTGATCCCCGGCGGATCGCGTGAGGGGATACGTTCACTGGGCACTTGCTATAATTCCCATAATCGGCATAGTCGCAGGTATCCCGATCTCGACCCTTCGGGCATTCGGAATAGTAGCAGGGCTGAGTCACGCGGTAGATGGTATCCCGAATGCTCGATGGATTCATCCTCCCGTTACGGCTCGTGAGAAGGGGCTCTCGCCCGTAGTCATCCTCAACCGAGTGACGGTTCTGCTCGATCCAATCCTCGATTACACGGCAAACCTCGGCGTTGAGCGCGATCATTCGCTCTCCCTCGTCGCCGTTCTTGAGGGGAGTTCCTGAGTCAGGCTGGTGAGTCAGTTCGAGAGGTTCCGCTTCGGGATCGCAATCGGATACGTCCAGAGAGTGAAGTGCCCCGAGTCGGATCTCGGTATGCCAAAGAATCTCAAGAATCACGTGAGGGCGAGAGGCATACTCGAACTTCCGCTGATATTCGATCAGTGCCTCTGCCTCCTCTCCATCGAGGATGGCTTCGCTCTGTTCGTCGGTCTTCTTGAGATCGGACATCAAGGCCTCAAATTTCTCGTGAAGGCCTTCCTGAACTGCGTCGATGGATTCACACCATCGAATGAATACGCGGAGGGCGTCGAGTTGCCCCTCAAGCGTGATCGGCTTGAGATCGCCGTCATCGCGTCGCCACGTTTTGAACTTCTGGAGTTTCCGGCCACTCATCTCGTTCATATTGTCGATGCCTTTCTGCTCGCACCATCGGATGAAGTGTTTGAGCCGATAGTGATAGCCGTCGAGCGTGCTTTTCGATACCTCGTGCTTGCGTGCATCGAGGTACATCTCCTTCGCCTCAACAGGCGAGATGGGTTCGAGTTCGTTCTTCGTCATAGGCGTTCTCCGAAGCGCCTGTCTGGGTCAGGATTGCTGTCCCCGCCCCCGCGAGCGGAGCGAGCGGGGGGTCGAAAGACGAGCAGCGCGAAGTCTTTCGGAAGTTCAAATCCGGGAGGCGGCATTAGACTCAGAGTTCAAATGCCTGCGGCGCTGAGCGGGCGAGAATTCCGGGATTTTCTCACGACCAACTCGTTGAATTCGATCCGCTACTCACTCCATCACCGCGTATACTAACATCCACATTCCAGCAGCGACTATTCACGAACCCTTCGAGGCTCAGGAGAGTGGATTTTCTGCAGCATCTGGGGGGGACGCAAGCTACGCGCGGTTGGAGGGATCGTGCCCACTGGCGATATTAGGAGGGCAGGTGTCGGTGTCCAGGCCAGGGACTGATTCTCTGTCCATCCGTTCGAAGATGTCGAGCCACTGCCCTGGCATATCCTCAGCATTGTACACACCTTTGCTCGCCAATCGCAAGATGTGGATTGCCTCGTCCTCACCGAGGGTGTCGAGTTCCAACTCATCTACTGCCGTTTCGCGTGCCCATTTTGTACTCAGCGTGCCGCGCTGAGTCGCGGCGTAGAAATGGAACCAAAATATGAGGCTTCCCTCGGACGGAAGTTTCGGTGGGTACTCCGGTTGGAATCGGTCGGGGATAAGCGGGATTCTCGGGATCGCCGAGAGTGCGTCGAGGAAGGCCCGTGGAAATATGCCGTCGACAAAGTGACTGTCTCCCTAAAATCCTGCTCCGACCGAGGTACGTGCCCGTGTACGCACTCATATCCTATGTACGTGAGTCAGGACTCATCTTCTGAATCGAGTCAGATCGGCCCGCAGTAGGAAACTACGCAACTACTGACGCGGACGTATCGAGTCCGACAGGGCGTGCCTGCTCCCACTCAACAGCGAAGACTGCATCGGGAAGCGAGTTGAGTCGCTGTTCTACGACATCAAGCGGGTGCGAGTCGATGAACTGCGCACGTTGATGATCGACAGCCGTTGCCCCATCGTTCACTTGCAGGTGAACTTGCCCGAGGTCGTCGTGCGTATCATCCTGATGCCACCCAACGAGCAGACTGCGCTCTGGCTCAATCCAGTTGAACCAGTAGTACTCGTACGGGTCACTGGTTCGTAATTGAAACCCGAACTCGACCCGCGCATCACTCACCGGGTATTCGTTATCTCCAAGGAACTGCCGCGGGTCTACGTCGGCGACGACACGGTACGTCCCCGCTTCGCGGGGTTCAGCACGCCGTCGTCGAACATTCTCGAACGTGCCGCTGAGTCGATTCTGGATGCGGTCGTGGAGCCGCTTGCTCTGTAAGTTCGCCCGGTTAGCGAGGAAGACGACCATTAGGCGAGTGTCGAGGGGGAGTCAGTCCGCGGTGACGAGAGTTCGATGACATCGTCATACAGTTGGAGGGCGTGCTTTACGAGCCCGAGTTCCGTGTTGATCGTCTCCCACGTGGCGGTCACGTTGCGACGCTCACGAAGCTCCTCAGCCGAGAACTCCTCGTCAGCAAGTTCTCCTCGGAACTCGTCAAGCGAACTCACGTCGTACTCCGTCGCTAGCTCTTCCTGTTCCTCCTTCAGTTCCGTGAGCTGACTTTCCAGTTCGTCACGCGAGTGGGCTTCAATCAGGTCCGTCACCTCATCGAAGAGCATCCGGACCGGGTTCAGATCGTAGGCTTTCGTCCCGTCGACAGTCGTTTCCGTGACCCAGTCGTCACTCTGGAGTCGTTGGAGTTCATCGTCGGCCGTTGCGCGCGAGACGTCTGCCCGGTCTGCGATCTCCTGCACTGGAGTTGGCTCGTCCAGCAGCTCCACGACGTGCCGGACGCGCTCACGCCCACTCATACTCTCCGTCCACGATCCCTGGTTCGATTCAGCCATTCTATTAGGTCTTGCACTGCCCCATTCAAATAATTTGGCTCTGCTCAAATATCTAAGCCGCCCAGCCGGTTCTTGGAACCGAGTTACCGACCACGAGCCGGAACTGTGACCGCACTTCGATCCACTCAGTTGTGACTGCGTAGAGGATCTCGAAACGTACTCGCGTACGTACCTGTGTGATATTCAGGTACATAGGTGACCGCCTGACTTCTCGTGTCGCTCAGAACTCAGCAAAACACGGGCCTCTCACGTTCCGTGGCAGCGGAATCGAATCCGACGGGTCGTCCCTGCTCCCACTCGACAGCGAGGGCTGCGTCTCGAAGCGAGTGGAGTCTGCGTTCGACGACATCCAGTGGATGTGAGTCGATGAATTCCGCTGATTCGTGCGCGACGGGTGTCGCACCGTCGTTCACCTGCAAGTGAACCGGGCCGAGGTCGTCGTGCGTGTCGTCCTGATGCCAGCCGACAAGCAGACTTCGGTCTGGCTCGATCCAGTTGAACCAATAGTACTCGTGTGGCTCACCGGTCTGCAGTTGAAACCCGATCTCGATCCGCGCGGTCGTCACCGGGTACTCGTCGTCACCAAAGAACTGGCGTGGGTCTACCTCAGCGACGACCCGGTACGGGCCGGCTTCACGCGGTTCAGCACGTCGCCACCGAACGGTCTCGAACGCACCGCTGAGCCGGGTCTGGATACGGTCGTCACAACTGCCGGCGGTCGTCCCCGGCCGTAGACATACCGTCGGGAGAAGGAGTGGCGCTGTCGACGCCCCGCACCGAGCCACGCGGTCAAAAA comes from Halobellus ruber and encodes:
- a CDS encoding tyrosine-type recombinase/integrase, with product MTKNELEPISPVEAKEMYLDARKHEVSKSTLDGYHYRLKHFIRWCEQKGIDNMNEMSGRKLQKFKTWRRDDGDLKPITLEGQLDALRVFIRWCESIDAVQEGLHEKFEALMSDLKKTDEQSEAILDGEEAEALIEYQRKFEYASRPHVILEILWHTEIRLGALHSLDVSDCDPEAEPLELTHQPDSGTPLKNGDEGERMIALNAEVCRVIEDWIEQNRHSVEDDYGREPLLTSRNGRMNPSSIRDTIYRVTQPCYYSECPKGRDRDTCDYADYGNYSKCPVNVSPHAIRRGSITHFLTEDVPEKVVSDRMNVRQDVLDKHYDKRDEEVKVEQRRDYINGI
- a CDS encoding winged helix-turn-helix domain-containing protein codes for the protein MSGRERVRHVVELLDEPTPVQEIADRADVSRATADDELQRLQSDDWVTETTVDGTKAYDLNPVRMLFDEVTDLIEAHSRDELESQLTELKEEQEELATEYDVSSLDEFRGELADEEFSAEELRERRNVTATWETINTELGLVKHALQLYDDVIELSSPRTDSPSTLA